In a genomic window of Scyliorhinus torazame isolate Kashiwa2021f chromosome 5, sScyTor2.1, whole genome shotgun sequence:
- the LOC140420357 gene encoding uncharacterized protein gives MEKRWKCGDCGKGFRYTSELKIHRRSHTGKKPFTCTECGKGFSVSSNLRTHQRVHTGERPFTCMECGKGFSQLFNLRTHQRVHTGERPFTCSVCGKRFSHSSQLLMHQRIHTGDTPFNCTVCGKGFTPSSSLQTHQQVHTRERPFTCSQCGKRFTQSCNLLRHKVTHTTERPFKCSDCGSGFKSSRELIHHQGIHSEERPFSCSHCIKRFRTSSSLWTHQRVHTGERPFTCSVCGQGFTQSCNLLRHNVIHTNERPFNCSDCGSGFKSAADLMTHQRIHTEERPFSCSHCSKRFTKSSNLRAHQRVHTGERPFICSVCGKGFTRSKPLLTHQRVHK, from the coding sequence atggagaaacggtggaaatgtggggactgtgggaaaggattcaggtaCACATCTGAGCTGAAAATTCATCGCCGCAGTCACaccggaaagaagccattcacctgcactgagtgtgggaagggattcagtgtttCATCCAACctccggacacaccagcgagttcacactggggagagaccattcacctgcatggaatgtgggaagggattctctcagttattcaatctgcggacacaccagcgagttcacactggggagagaccattcacgtgCTCTGTGTGTGGTAAAAGATTTAGTCATTCCTCCCAACTGCTgatgcaccagcgaattcacactggggatacGCCATTcaactgcactgtgtgtgggaagggattcactccgtcatccagcctgcagacacaccagcaggttcacaccagggagaggccgttcacctgctctcagtgtgggaagagattcactcagtcatgcaacctgctgagacacaaaGTCACTCACACTACTGAGAGGccctttaaatgttctgactgtgggagCGGCTTCAAAAGCTCTCGGGAACTAATACACCACCAGGGCATTCACagcgaggagagaccgttcagctgctctcattgcataaagaggtttagaacatcatccagtctgtggacacaccagcgagttcacactggggagaggccattcacctgctctgtgtgtgggcagggattcactcagtcatgcaACCTTCTGAGACACAATGTtattcacaccaatgagagaccttttaaTTGCTCTGACTGTGGTAGCGGCTTCAAAAGTGCTGCTGATCTGATGACccaccagcgaattcatactgaggagagaccgttcagctgctctcactgctcaaAGAGGTTCACAAAGTcgtccaacctgcgggcacaccagcgagttcacactggggagaggccatttatctgctctgtttgtgggaagggattcactcgatcaaaACCTCTGctgacccaccagcgagttcacaagtga